Proteins from a genomic interval of Pseudodesulfovibrio nedwellii:
- a CDS encoding glutamine synthetase III yields the protein MSGYQTRQNAIAAVTNYTPTVEPLNFSETSPTEVFGSNVFNDKVMKNMLPKDIYKSLMATKQSGEEMDPAIAGPIAAAMKEWAISKGATHYTHVFYPLTGLTAEKHDGFLSPDGEGGAFAEFDAKLLIQGEPDASSFPSGGLRATFEARGYTAWDVTNPAYILENPNGTFLCIPTAFISWKGHALDKKTPLLRANQAINKAGRRFLGLFGNDDGEMVVSNAGPEQEYFLLDRNFYFARPDLMVCGRTLFGAKPAKGQELDDHYFGAIPRRVLAFMLEVERELYKLGVPVKTRHNEVAPGQFEIAPVFEQANLATDHNQMIMTTLKAVGKRYGMACLLHEKPFAGINGSGKHLNYSLSTPTQGSLYSPGATPHENMQFLAITAATIRAVEKFGKLLRATVATAGNDHRLGANEAPPAIISIFLGGELAEIFNQIEMGDLKGTKAKGKLRVGVDTLPPLPMDSGDRNRTSPFAFTGNRFEFRAVGSNQSIAGSQVALNTIMSESLDFMCDEIEKITKGDPKKLSSACQKVIKGIMEKHGHVIFNGDGYADAWQKEAEKRGLPNLKTTVDALPNLIDEEVVKVFSDYGVLSKDEMYSRHEIFFEQYNQHVQTESALVVKIAKTIILPSAIRYQGELAATAASLKAAGIEPTLGTLSELTDKLRQLQKTTEALEELMAQNSFKSVEEEAKFKTDKILPAMLDVREVADALEGMVADDLWPLPSYQEMLFIK from the coding sequence ATGAGCGGATACCAGACCCGTCAAAATGCTATAGCCGCAGTGACCAACTATACTCCCACTGTTGAGCCATTGAATTTTTCCGAAACCTCTCCAACCGAGGTTTTCGGTTCCAACGTCTTCAATGATAAGGTCATGAAGAACATGTTGCCTAAGGATATCTATAAGTCCTTGATGGCGACCAAGCAGAGCGGTGAAGAGATGGATCCGGCCATTGCCGGTCCGATTGCTGCCGCAATGAAAGAGTGGGCTATCTCCAAGGGTGCAACTCATTACACTCATGTTTTTTACCCGCTGACCGGTTTGACCGCAGAGAAGCATGATGGCTTCCTGTCTCCAGACGGTGAGGGTGGAGCTTTTGCCGAGTTTGACGCCAAGCTGCTCATTCAGGGTGAACCTGATGCCTCTTCGTTTCCTTCCGGTGGATTGCGTGCCACTTTTGAAGCGCGTGGCTACACTGCCTGGGACGTAACCAACCCGGCATACATTCTGGAAAATCCCAACGGTACTTTCCTGTGTATCCCTACTGCGTTCATTTCCTGGAAAGGACACGCGTTGGACAAGAAAACGCCGTTGCTTCGTGCAAACCAGGCTATTAATAAAGCCGGTCGTCGTTTTCTTGGTCTGTTTGGTAATGACGATGGTGAAATGGTCGTATCCAATGCTGGTCCCGAGCAGGAATATTTCCTTCTGGATCGTAATTTTTATTTTGCTCGTCCTGACCTGATGGTGTGCGGACGCACATTGTTCGGTGCCAAACCCGCCAAGGGGCAGGAGCTGGACGATCACTATTTCGGCGCTATTCCACGCCGCGTACTTGCTTTTATGCTGGAAGTTGAGCGTGAGCTGTACAAGCTCGGTGTGCCGGTCAAGACCCGTCATAACGAGGTGGCTCCCGGTCAGTTCGAAATTGCTCCGGTCTTTGAGCAGGCCAACCTTGCCACGGATCATAACCAGATGATCATGACCACCCTGAAAGCCGTTGGCAAGCGATACGGCATGGCCTGCCTGCTACACGAAAAGCCGTTCGCAGGCATCAACGGTTCGGGTAAGCATTTGAACTATTCGTTGTCTACGCCGACGCAAGGTTCTCTGTATTCTCCAGGTGCCACTCCGCACGAGAATATGCAGTTCCTGGCTATCACCGCAGCGACAATTCGCGCTGTTGAAAAATTTGGCAAACTTTTGCGTGCTACCGTTGCCACAGCTGGCAATGACCATCGCCTCGGTGCTAACGAAGCTCCGCCTGCTATCATTTCCATTTTCTTGGGCGGTGAACTAGCCGAAATCTTCAACCAGATTGAAATGGGTGATCTCAAAGGAACCAAAGCCAAAGGCAAGCTGCGTGTTGGCGTTGACACTTTGCCTCCGCTGCCCATGGATTCCGGGGATCGTAACCGTACGTCTCCATTTGCCTTTACCGGCAATCGTTTTGAGTTCCGTGCTGTTGGTTCCAATCAGTCCATCGCTGGTTCTCAGGTTGCTTTGAATACCATTATGTCTGAGTCTCTGGACTTCATGTGCGACGAGATCGAAAAGATCACCAAGGGTGATCCCAAGAAGCTCAGTTCCGCTTGTCAGAAAGTTATCAAAGGCATTATGGAAAAGCACGGACACGTTATCTTCAACGGTGACGGGTATGCCGATGCATGGCAGAAAGAAGCCGAAAAACGTGGTCTGCCTAACTTGAAGACTACTGTAGATGCTCTGCCGAATCTCATTGATGAAGAAGTCGTCAAGGTGTTCAGTGACTACGGAGTATTGTCCAAGGACGAGATGTACTCGCGTCATGAAATATTCTTTGAGCAGTACAATCAGCATGTCCAGACCGAGTCTGCTCTGGTCGTCAAGATTGCCAAGACCATTATCCTGCCTTCGGCCATCCGGTATCAGGGTGAACTGGCTGCCACCGCTGCCAGTCTTAAGGCTGCGGGTATCGAGCCGACGCTTGGTACTTTGAGTGAACTTACCGACAAGCTGCGTCAATTGCAGAAGACCACCGAGGCCTTGGAAGAGTTGATGGCGCAGAATTCCTTTAAATCTGTCGAGGAAGAAGCCAAGTTCAAGACCGATAAGATTTTGCCTGCCATGCTTGACGTTCGTGAAGTCGCGGACGCACTTGAAGGTATGGTCGCCGATGACCTCTGGCCGCTTCCCAGCTACCAGGAAATGCTCTTTATTAAGTAG
- a CDS encoding bifunctional metallophosphatase/5'-nucleotidase: MVRKWSFVAVLMAVIACAGTAWSFDLTVLHVNDSHSYLDATKDTLKPEGKSTSVKIGAWARLQTAVSRVRGQAQNVALLHAGDAVQGDLYFMKYGGRPEMEFLNRLDFTAMTLGNHEFDKGPDFLAGFLKYTKVPVVSANIDASAIPILASKIMPYFITSYGGEKVGIIGLTTKETAIISSPGNIVFADEAETARQYIKELEAQGINKIILLTHVGLDADKRLAATVSGVDIIVGGHSHSLLGDSVAMEELGEEPDGTYPVVVKGVDGNDVYVVTAWKWGRVLGRLDVTFDDIGRVTAVKGNPVMLLADTFKRKNKDKKKVELEGVEREEMLALVKKSPVARVVSKDNASEAFLEPFREGVNAMRTDVIGIAAQTLSHIRVPGVDESGLSLPHGSLIAPIVCQSMLAKMASTGEDVDIALLNGGGVRDSIPRGNITVGTAYTLMPFSNTLNVMDMTGAQVKRALEIGVTRGAGAFPYVGGARYTADMNKSEGNRITRLEVKGGGDQWKLLDVERTYRVVTNSYLAGGGDGYVVMKDVLKRYDTGFVDAVAFIEYVKAMKTLLPIESADVNFIPTK, translated from the coding sequence ATGGTGAGAAAATGGAGTTTTGTGGCTGTTCTTATGGCCGTGATAGCGTGTGCCGGCACTGCGTGGAGTTTTGATCTGACAGTGCTGCACGTCAATGATTCCCATTCGTATCTGGATGCGACCAAGGATACATTGAAGCCGGAGGGGAAGTCTACATCTGTCAAAATAGGAGCTTGGGCGCGGTTGCAGACTGCTGTTTCTCGTGTGCGTGGTCAGGCGCAGAATGTAGCCTTGCTGCATGCCGGAGATGCGGTGCAGGGCGATCTCTATTTTATGAAATATGGCGGCAGGCCGGAAATGGAGTTTTTGAACAGGCTTGATTTTACGGCCATGACTTTAGGAAATCATGAGTTTGACAAGGGGCCTGACTTTTTGGCGGGGTTCCTCAAATATACAAAGGTTCCCGTGGTCAGTGCGAATATTGATGCTTCGGCTATTCCGATTTTGGCGAGTAAAATTATGCCATATTTCATCACTTCGTACGGAGGGGAGAAGGTTGGCATTATCGGGTTGACCACCAAGGAGACGGCAATCATCTCCAGCCCAGGCAACATTGTTTTTGCTGATGAAGCCGAAACCGCTCGGCAGTATATCAAGGAGTTGGAGGCGCAGGGGATTAACAAGATTATTTTGCTGACACACGTTGGACTGGATGCGGACAAGCGGCTTGCGGCCACGGTGTCGGGGGTGGATATCATTGTTGGAGGTCATTCCCATTCGTTGCTGGGTGATTCCGTTGCCATGGAAGAGTTGGGTGAGGAACCCGATGGTACGTATCCGGTGGTCGTCAAAGGCGTTGATGGAAATGATGTCTATGTTGTCACGGCCTGGAAGTGGGGGCGTGTTCTTGGCCGTCTGGATGTGACTTTTGACGATATCGGACGGGTGACAGCAGTGAAAGGCAATCCCGTGATGCTGCTGGCGGATACTTTCAAGCGTAAGAATAAAGACAAGAAAAAAGTGGAGCTTGAAGGAGTTGAGCGAGAAGAAATGTTGGCGCTTGTTAAAAAGAGTCCAGTCGCAAGAGTGGTTTCTAAAGACAATGCGTCGGAAGCGTTTCTTGAGCCGTTCAGAGAAGGCGTCAATGCAATGCGTACTGATGTTATCGGTATTGCGGCTCAAACTTTGTCGCACATTAGAGTGCCGGGGGTTGATGAATCTGGGCTTTCTTTGCCTCACGGCAGTTTGATCGCTCCGATAGTCTGCCAGAGTATGCTCGCCAAGATGGCTTCTACTGGTGAAGATGTGGACATTGCCTTGCTGAATGGCGGCGGAGTGCGTGATTCCATTCCTCGGGGTAACATAACCGTGGGCACGGCTTATACGCTTATGCCGTTCAGCAATACTCTCAACGTCATGGATATGACTGGTGCTCAAGTGAAAAGAGCGCTGGAAATCGGCGTGACCCGTGGTGCCGGAGCTTTTCCGTATGTGGGAGGTGCTCGATATACCGCAGATATGAACAAGTCCGAAGGTAATCGTATCACGAGACTGGAGGTCAAGGGGGGGGGTGATCAATGGAAACTGCTTGATGTCGAACGTACATATCGAGTGGTTACAAATTCTTATCTCGCAGGTGGTGGCGATGGTTATGTTGTCATGAAGGACGTTTTAAAAAGATATGA